In the Oryzias latipes chromosome 9, ASM223467v1 genome, one interval contains:
- the LOC101166723 gene encoding beta-crystallin B3 isoform X1, translated as MAQTHQTPSGTEKEGHYHILADGWCYLLPKTVEKERIRRMSEQQSAPEQLAVGKSQGGAGATYKVVLFEFENFQGCKAEIFAECKGVTEKGLEKVGSLIVESGPWVGYDRHGFTGEQFVLEKGEYPRWDTWTNSQSSYSLLSLRPLKVDSAEHKLHLFENPKFTGRKMEIVDDDVPSLWGHGFQDRVASVKSLNGTWVGYMYPGYRGQQFIFERGDFKHWNDWEAPAPQIQSVRRVRDMQWHKRGCFILPDPAPAPGPDPDPTPGPPVLPASAGTS; from the exons ATGGCTCAAACCCACCAAACACCAAGTGGCACTGAAAAAGAAGGGCACTACCACATCTTAGCAG ATGGATGGTGCTATTTGCTGCCAAAAACAGTGGAGAAGGAGAGAATCAGAAGGATGTCTGAGCAGCAGAGTGCCCCAGAGCAGCTGGCTGTAGGAAAAAGCCAGGGTGGAGCTGGAGCTACATATAAG GTGGTGCTTTTTGAGTTTGAAAACTTCCAGGGCTGCAAGGCAGAGATTTTTGCAGAATGTAAAGGCGTGACGGAGAAGGGGCTGGAGAAGGTCGGCTCTCTGATTGTTGAGTCAGGACC ATGGGTGGGTTATGATCGGCATGGGTTTACTGGGGAGCAGTTTGTTTTGGAGAAGGGCGAGTACCCACGCTGGGACACCTGGACCAACAGTCAAAGCAGCTACTCCCTCTTGTCTCTAAGGCCTCTCAAAGTG GATAGCGCAGAACACAAGCTACACTTGTTTGAGAACCCTAAGTTTACTGGGAGAAAGATGGAGATTGTTGATGATGACGTGCCAAGTTTGTGGGGCCATGGTTTTCAGGACCGTGTAGCTAGTGTCAAATCTCTGAATGGAAC atgGGTTGGCTATATGTACCCTGGCTACAGGGGACAACAGTTCATCTTTGAGCGGGGAGACTTTAAGCACTGGAATGACTGGGAGGCCCCTGCTCCTCAGATCCAATCTGTCCGAAGGGTGCGGGACATGCAGTGGCACAAGAGGGGTTGTTTCATCCTTCCAGACCCTGCTCCTGCCCCTGGCCCGGATCCTGATCCCACCCCAGGACCTCCTGTTCTTCCTGCTTCGGCTGGAACCAGCTGA
- the LOC101166723 gene encoding beta-crystallin B3 isoform X2 — MAQTHQTPSGTEKEGHYHILAVEKERIRRMSEQQSAPEQLAVGKSQGGAGATYKVVLFEFENFQGCKAEIFAECKGVTEKGLEKVGSLIVESGPWVGYDRHGFTGEQFVLEKGEYPRWDTWTNSQSSYSLLSLRPLKVDSAEHKLHLFENPKFTGRKMEIVDDDVPSLWGHGFQDRVASVKSLNGTWVGYMYPGYRGQQFIFERGDFKHWNDWEAPAPQIQSVRRVRDMQWHKRGCFILPDPAPAPGPDPDPTPGPPVLPASAGTS; from the exons ATGGCTCAAACCCACCAAACACCAAGTGGCACTGAAAAAGAAGGGCACTACCACATCTTAGCAG TGGAGAAGGAGAGAATCAGAAGGATGTCTGAGCAGCAGAGTGCCCCAGAGCAGCTGGCTGTAGGAAAAAGCCAGGGTGGAGCTGGAGCTACATATAAG GTGGTGCTTTTTGAGTTTGAAAACTTCCAGGGCTGCAAGGCAGAGATTTTTGCAGAATGTAAAGGCGTGACGGAGAAGGGGCTGGAGAAGGTCGGCTCTCTGATTGTTGAGTCAGGACC ATGGGTGGGTTATGATCGGCATGGGTTTACTGGGGAGCAGTTTGTTTTGGAGAAGGGCGAGTACCCACGCTGGGACACCTGGACCAACAGTCAAAGCAGCTACTCCCTCTTGTCTCTAAGGCCTCTCAAAGTG GATAGCGCAGAACACAAGCTACACTTGTTTGAGAACCCTAAGTTTACTGGGAGAAAGATGGAGATTGTTGATGATGACGTGCCAAGTTTGTGGGGCCATGGTTTTCAGGACCGTGTAGCTAGTGTCAAATCTCTGAATGGAAC atgGGTTGGCTATATGTACCCTGGCTACAGGGGACAACAGTTCATCTTTGAGCGGGGAGACTTTAAGCACTGGAATGACTGGGAGGCCCCTGCTCCTCAGATCCAATCTGTCCGAAGGGTGCGGGACATGCAGTGGCACAAGAGGGGTTGTTTCATCCTTCCAGACCCTGCTCCTGCCCCTGGCCCGGATCCTGATCCCACCCCAGGACCTCCTGTTCTTCCTGCTTCGGCTGGAACCAGCTGA